A single region of the Brassica rapa cultivar Chiifu-401-42 chromosome A03, CAAS_Brap_v3.01, whole genome shotgun sequence genome encodes:
- the LOC103858426 gene encoding pyridoxine/pyridoxamine 5'-phosphate oxidase 1, chloroplastic, whose protein sequence is MRSVIRRAVTTMISAFLFQPPLSSISPKHHQYSLLLPLTTQRFLTASHSFRLRTFSTKSIPNMQDSASVSYLSQREAAEIDETLMGPLGFSVDQLMELAGLSVATSVAEVYKPSEYSRVLAICGPGNNGGDGLVAARHLHHFGYKPSICYPKRTPKSLYTGLVTQLESLSVPFVSVDDLPEDLSEDFDVIIDAIFGFSFHGAPRPPFDDIIRRLQTLQKRPVIVSVDIPSGWHVEEGDHEGGGIKPDMLVSLTAPKLCAKSFSGPHHFLGGRFVPPSVAEKYKLELPSYPGTSMCVRIGKPPKVDISAMRVNYVSPELLEDQVESDPVLQFRKWFDEAVAAGLRETNAMALSTTNKDRKPSSRMVLLKGFDENGFVWFTNYESKKGSDLSENPFAALLFYWEDMNRQVRIEGPVERISEEESENYYHSRPRGSQIGAIVSKQSSVVPGRHVLYDEYEELTKKYSDGSVIPKPKNWGGFRLKPNLFEFWQGQPSRLHDRLQYSLQEGNPAWIIRRLAP, encoded by the exons ATGAGGTCTGTGATTAGGCGCGCAGTCACAACAATGATATCTGCCTTCCTCTTCCAGCCACCACTCTCATCAATCTCTCCCAAACACCACCaatactctcttcttcttcctttaacCACCCAGCGATTCCTCACTGCAAGCCACAGCTTTCGTCTACGAACTTTCTCTACCAAATCAATTCCAAACATGCAGGATTCAGCATCAGTATCTTACCTCTCGCAAAGAGAAGCCGCGGAGATTGATGAGACCTTGATGGGTCCTCTTGGCTTCTCCGTTGATCAGCTCATG GAACTGGCTGGTCTTAGCGTCGCTACTTCAGTTGCTGAG GTTTATAAACCAAGTGAATATAGTCGGGTTCTAGCAATCTGTGGTCCTGGAAACAATGGTGGTGATGGTCTAGTTGCAGCCAGGCATCTTCACCATTTTGGTTATAAACCCTCTATCTGTTATCCCAAACGTACACCCAAATCACTCTATACCGGACTCGTCACTCAG TTGGAGTCACTATCAGTTCCTTTCGTCTCCGTTGATGATCTGCCTGAAGACTTGTCAGAGGACTTTGATGTTATTATAGACGCAATCTTCGGGTTTTCATTCCATG GTGCTCCAAGGCCTCCTTTTGATGACATCATCCGGCGATTGCAGACCCTCCAAAAACGCCCTGTCATCGTCTCTGTGGACATTCCCTCTGGTTGGCACGTTGAAGAAGGAGACCATGAAGGTGGAGGAATTAAGCCTGATATGTTG GTATCTTTGACTGCCCCAAAGCTATGTGCCAAGAGCTTTTCTGGCCCTCATCACTTTTTAGGTGGGAGGTTTGTACCACCTTCTGTTGCAGAAAAATACAAGCTCGAGCTTCCTAGCTACCCTGGGACATCCATGTGTGTTAGAATTGGTAAACCTCCAAAAGTTGACATATCTGCTATGAGAGTGAACTATGTCTCTCCTGAATTGCTTGAGGACCAGGTTGAAAGTGATCCTGTTTTACAG TTCCGTAAATGGTTTGATGAAGCAGTTGCTGCTGGATTGAGAGAAACAAATGCCATGGCTTTGTCTACCACAAACAAGGACAGAAAACC ATCATCAAGAATGGTTTTACTAAAAGGATTTGATGAGAATGGATTTGTGTG GTTCACAAACTACGAAAGTAAAAAAGGTTCTGATTTATCAGAAAACCCTTTTGCAGCACTTCTGTTTTACTGGGAGGACATGAATAGGCAG GTAAGAATTGAAGGACCAGTGGAGAGAATATCTGAGGAAGAATCTGAGAATTACTATCATAGTCGTCCTAGAGGAAGTCAGATTGGAGCTATTGTTAGCAAGCAG AGTTCTGTAGTACCTGGCAGGCATGTTCTATACGACGAATATGAAGAACTAACAAAAAAGTATTCAGATGG AAGTGTGATACCAAAGCCTAAAAACTGGGGAGGATTCAGACTTAAACCAAACCTTTTCGAGTTTTGGCAGGGACAGCCATCTCGTTTGCATGACAG GCTGCAGTATTCTCTACAAGAAGGGAATCCTGCGTGGATAATTCGTAGATTGGCCCCATGA
- the LOC103858425 gene encoding uncharacterized protein At5g49945 gives MTPRSFFCLTLILCLSFHLLHLLSASQFEGFDPEDDDDASDDSSDLHHSLPPPTITQSHSSLPDPQPSPDDLTSDLIPEPQSDPSSTPFDFWDEDEFEGLPETIDSPPTAENATETADPETTTTSTAQDATTPSMKKKKKSYAIEIACVCFLTALGINYFLGKRENERLALAWAAKFASKDTIFHKNFSLLGVGDGVESPLLLKEALNVFKFYASGRRYCHGLLATMELKSRHDLISRAFNLVVPCKDEITFEVYMNEEAMDHVVFAMAKKKAAKSMQKEVKDLQRFAGIVSPPAGRKWVSEELSVVAESKEVAGDMITDTVLDQVFGDKAMEKYGKNFMSMHISDQHPGKHRKMMLFKFSLPDAKHMDDIVRLVALIPYYIDLVGRYRLSTQARNKTETCRQKAAEEAYKELQNARQEALQKKKAERKKLMEEAEAKLSAEVIRKKEVKERARQVKKAMPKIKMSRGH, from the exons ATGACCCCCCGATCTTTCTTCTGCTTAACTCTCATTTTATGCCTTTCCTTTCACCTCCTCCATCTTCTCTCCGCTTCTCAATTCGAAGGATTTGATCCTGAAGACGACGACGATGCTTCCGACGACTCCTCTGATCTCCACCACTCTCTCCCTCCGCCTACGATCACCCAGTCCCACTCATCTCTTCCCGATCCACAACCATCTCCCGACGACCTTACCTCCGATCTCATCCCCGAGCCTCAGTCGGATCCCTCCTCCACGCCCTTCGATTTCTGGGATGAAGACGAGTTCGAAGGTCTGCCAGAGACGATTGACTCTCCACCGACTGCAGAAAACGCCACAGAGACGGCAGATCCAGAGACTACTACTACATCCACAGCTCAAGACGCCACTACTCCAagtatgaagaagaagaagaagtcgtacGCAATCGAGATCGCGTGCGTCTGTTTCTTAACGGCTCTCGGAATCAACTACTTCCTCGGTAAACGCGAGAACGAGCGCCTCGCTTTAGCTTGGGCCGCCAAATTCGCTTCCAAGGACACTATATTCCACAAGAACTTCAGCTTGCTAGGAGTTGGCGACGGGGTGGAGTCGCCGTTGCTGCTTAAAGAGGCGTTGAATGTGTTCAAATTCTACGCGAGCGGGCGCAGGTACTGCCATGGATTGCTCGCCACCATGGAGCTTAAGAGCAGGCACGATCTGATCTCCAGGGCTTTCAACTTGGTGGTGCCTTGTAAAGATGAGATCACCTTTGAGGTTTACATGAACGAAGAGGCGATGGATCATGTCGTGTTTGCGATGGCTAAGAAGAAGGCGGCGAAAAGTATGCAGAAGGAGGTGAAGGATCTGCAGAGATTCGCCGGGATTGTGTCTCCTCCCGCCGGGAGGAAGTGGGTTTCGGAGGAGCTGAGTGTCGTAGCTGAATCTAAGGAAGTTGCTGGGGATATGATCACAGACACTGTGCTTGATCAG GTTTTTGGTGACAAGGCTATGGAGAAGTATGGGAAGAACTTCATGTCGATGCATATCTCTGACCAACACCCTGGCAAACACAGGAAGATGATGCTTTTCAAGTTTTCCTTACCAGATGCTAAGCACATGGATGATATCGTCCGGCTAGTGGCGCTAATTCCATACTACATCGACTTAGTAGGACGGTACAGACTCAGTACCCAG GCAAGGAATAAAACCGAGACCTGTAGGCAAAAGGCAGCAGAGGAAGCCTACAAGGAACTTCAGAACGCGAGGCAAGAGGCATTGCAGAAGAAGAAAGCAGAGAGGAAGAAACTGATGGAGGAAGCGGAAGCGAAGCTGAGCGCTGAAGTGATTAGGAAGAAAGAGGTTAAAGAAAGAGCAAGGCAGGTTAAAAAGGCAATGCCCAAAATTAAGATGAGTCGTGGTCACTAA